A region of the Ornithinimicrobium ciconiae genome:
AGAGCAGCGGAGCGCAGGCTGCCATGACCCCCGCCAGCCATCCACCACGCAGCGCAGAGGTGACCACCAGGACGAGCAACGGCCCGGGGCTGATCCCAGCCGCTGCACCCAGCGCGAGACCGACCAGCACGACATCCACAGGGTGAGACTAGGGGCCCGATTCCTCGCCCCTGCCGCGTGGTCGCCTCACCGAGTGCCAAGACCCCGCCGTCAAGGACGCGCACAGACCTCTTCGGTGTGCCAGGGTGTTTGGAGCACGAGCGCAGTCGAGGCGGTCCGACCCGCCCGGCGGGAGGGTGTCATGTCAGACGACGGTGTCAAGGCGGGTCACGGCGAACGGTTGGATGACGACTCGGGGACGCCAGCGCGCTGGAAGATCGTCGGGCCGGGCCTGGTCGTCGCGGCCACCGGCGTGGGGGCCGCCGACATGGTGGCCACCCTGACCGCGGGGTCGCGCTACGGCTACGCCCTGCTCTGGGCGGTCATCCTCGGCGTGATCCTCAAGATCATCCTCGTGGAGGGCGCAGGGCGTTACACCCTGGCGACCGGCTACACGATCTTCGAGGGCTGGCGCACTCTGGGGCGGTGGACGACGTGGTACTTCGGCCCCTACATCATCATCTGGGGCTTCGTCTACGGCGCATCCGCGATGAGTTCGACCGCCCTGCCCCTCGCTGCGTTGTTCCCCGCCGTCGACCTCAAGATCTGGGCGGTCCTCATGGGGCTGGCCGGCTTCGTCATGGTCTGGCTCAACCACTATGCGACCTTCGAGAAGATCACCGCGGCTCTGGTGGGTCTGATGTTCGTCACCATCGTCATGCTGGCCGTGATCGCCGCACCAAACTTCCCGGAGATGATCAAGGGGCTGGTGCCGATGATCCCGGAGGGCGGGCTGATCTACACCCTGGCCCTGGCCGGCGGCGTCGGTGGCACCATCACCCTGGCCGCCTATGGCTACTGGCTGCGGGAGAAGGGCTGGTACACCCCCAAGTGGATGCGGGTCATGCGCATCGACAACACGATGGCCTACGTCCTCACCGGCATCTTCGTGCTCTCGATGCTCATCGTCGGTGTCGAGGTCGTCCAGGCCGCCGGAGTGGCCCTCAGCGCCGGTGACGAGGGGCTGGTCGAGCTCGCCGATGTGCTCAACGACCGCTACGGCACCTTCATCGGCACGGCCTTCCTCGTCGGGTTCTGGGCCGCTGCCTTCTCCTCCATCATCGGTGTCTGGAATGGCGTGTCACTGATGTTCGCCGACTTCTGGGGCAACATGCGTGGACTGGAGTCCGGGCACCCTGACACCCGCATCGGCGGCAAGTACTTCAAGTGGTATCTGGTCTGGCTGACCTTCCCGCCGATGATCATGCTCTTCCTGGAGCGGCCGATCGGGCTGATCCTCGCCTACGGCGTGCTCGGATCACTCTTCATGCCCTTCCTGGCAGTCACGCTGCTGGGCCTGCTCAACGGTCGGCGGGTCCCCAAGGAGTGGGCCAACCGGTTGCACACCAACATCGCCCTGGCCCTGACTGCGGTGATCTTCATCGTCCTGGGCGTCAACCAGCTCTGGAACACCATCGGCGACGTCATCGGGTGAGACCGAGCCGTATGCCGAGTGGTCCCCTCCGCGGCACGCTTCCGTCACCGCTGTCCCCCGGCTAGCCTCACTCCACTATGCACGAGGACCAGCGCAGCGGGACGTCCGTCACCGTCGCTCAGCTGACCCGGGATCGGCTGGGTGAGTTGAGCGCTGGCGAACGCAAGGTGGGTCGCGCCCTGTTGTCGGCCTACCCGGTCGCCGGCCTGGAGACCGCTGCGGAGCTGGCCACCCGGGCGGGGGTCAGCGCGCCCACCGTCGTGCGCTTCGTCGGCCGTCTCGGTTTCGCGGGGTATCCGCAGCTGCAGCGAGCGCTGATGAACGAGGTGCACGCCCAGATGGGCTCGCCGCTGCGGCAGTACCCCTTGCTGGATCAGATGCCGGCCGGGGAGGAGTTCATCCCGTTCGCTGCGGAGAAGCACGCCGCCCTCGTGCGCACCTCCTTTGAGGACCTGCCCGCCAGTGAGTTCGCCGCGGCCGTGGACAGGCTCTGCGACGAGTCCCTCACCGTCCACATCATCGGCGGCAGGTTCAGCCATGTGCTGGCCAGCTATCTCACCTCCCACCTCCAGCTGCTGCGCGGCAACGTGGGCACGGTGCCCCCGGACGAGTTCTCCAGGACCTCCCTGGTGGCCGACGCAGGCCGTCAGGACCTGGTGGTCGTCTTCGACTATCGCCGCTACGACCCGTCCACGGTCCGGCTGGCGCGAGCCATGTCCGCAGCCGGTGCCCGGGTCCTGCTGCTGACCGACCCCTGGCTCTCACCGGCGGCCGACGTCGCCGAGGTCGTGCTGACCAGCCGTGTGGAGTCTCCCTCCGCCTTCGACTCGCTCGTCCCCGGCCTCGCCCTCGTCGAGACCCTCATCACCGCAGTGATGGACACCCGTGCCGAGGACGGCCGTGCCAGGGTCGAGCGGATGGAGACGGTGCGCGACGACCTGAGCCCTGAGAACCCGTCTCCCCTGCCACCACCCTCTGGCTAGGCTCCCGACGAACGCGCCCGCCGCCCTGAAACAGAGATTCCAGGACCAAGTCGTTGACAGTGATCTGAATCGCCTGTTTCATGGTGCGTCATGGCGAGCACACCGCATGAGACCGGCAGTTCCGGGTCCACCACAGCGTCCGAGCAACCCTCCGGAGCAGGGCTGCACCGCAATCTGCGCGTCTGGGAGGTCACCGCCCTCTCCGTCGGCTTCATGGGTCCGGTCATGGCGATGTCGCTCAACGGCATCGGCGTCGCGGGCCTGGTCGGCAAGGCCGTCCCGTTCACCTTCATCGTCGCCTTCGCGGGCACCATGGCGGTGGCCTACGCCTTCGTCAGACTCACCCGCTACTTCACCCACGCCGGGAGTGTCTACGCCCTGGCCGGCGCCACCCTCGGCCCCCGGGCGGGCTTCTTCGGCGGCTTCGCCCTGCTGGGCACCTATCTCTTCTTCTCCGCCTGCATCGTCGGCGCCTGCGCCGTCTTCTTCGACGCGATGCTCACCGAGCTCGGTGTCAGCGTGCCGACGTGGGGGTGGTTGATCGTCGGGCTGATCGCCGCGCTGGGCGCCCTGGCGCTCAACCTGCGCGAGTCCAAGACCGTCACCCGCGTCCTGCTGGGCATCGGCATGGTCGGCATCCTCACCATGCTGGCCCTCGCCTTCGTCATCATCACCCGCGTCGGCAGCGGCAACGCTCCGGTCAGCACCGGCCTCGACTTCGGCACGCTGCTGCCCGGCGACGCCTCCTGGAACGCGATCATGACGGCAGCGGTCTTCGGCTTCCTGTCCTGGGCCGGCTTCGAGTCCGGCACCACCTTGGGCGAGGAGACCAAGGACCCCAAGCACACCATCCCCATCGCGCTGACGCTGGCGGTCGTGCTGGCCGGTGTGATCTACACCGTCGTGATGTTTGCTCAGTCGGTCGGCTTCGGCACCGACCAGGCCGGCCAGGACGCCTTCGCCAACGCCAGTTCCACCCTCACCCAGCTCAGCTCCACCTATATCGGCGCCTGGTTTGCCGTGGTGATCTCGATCATCGCCTTCTGTGTGGCCTTCGCCTCGCTGCTCAGCTGCTCCGCGGCCGCCGCCAGGCTCGTCTTCGCCATGGCCCGCGACGGTTTCGGCCCGCCCGCCCTGGCCCGCACCAACTCCACCGGCGCCCCCAGCACCGCGACCTACCTGGTCATCGGTCTGGCGATCGTCCTCATGCTCTTCCTGGCAGCCATCGGCGGTGGCCCGGTCGAGGTCTACTACTGGTTCGCCACCATCGCCACGCTGTGCATGGTCGTCGCCTACGGCATGGCCTCGATCGGCGTCATCCGGCACACCTTCCGCCCCGGCTCCCCCATCCGCGCCTGGGAGGCTGTGATTCCCGCTCTCGGGCTGACCTTCCTGGCCTACGTCTACATCGTGCAGGTCGAGGGGCAGGAGGCTCCCTACACCTACTTCCCGTGGATCGCGGGCGCCTGGTGCCTGCTCGGCCTCGGCGTCATCATTGCCTTTCCGCGGCTGGCTGAGAGGATCGGTTCACGCATCGCCCAGGAGGATCTCGGATGAGCGAGGACACGAGCTTGCGAGGCCGCAAGCTCATCACAAAGGAGGACCGATGAGCCAGCAGCCCGACCTGGAGCCGCTCACCTTTGTCGCCACGAGCGACCTGACCGGGATCACCAAGGGCCGCCTGGTGCCCAGTGCCGATATGACGGAAGGAACCTCGACCGGGTGGGTCCCGGCCAACTTCGGCATCGGTGTGGACGGTCACATCGTCGAGGGCATCCCCTTCGACTCCAGCGGCGACCTGCGCCTGCTGCCCGACCCGGACGCCGTGCACCAGATCCGTGGCGTCCCCGGCAAGCCGGATCTCACCGTCGCGATCGCCAACGTGGTCCACACCGACGGCACCCCCTGGTCGTGCTGCACCCGCACGATCCTGCGCGACACGGTCGCAGCACTCCAGGAGGAGTTCGGTCTCTCCTCCCAGGTTGCCTTCGAGCACGAGTTCGCCGACCGGGACGGCTCCACCGCGCACCACCCCTTCTCCTGGCGCAACTTCCGTTCGGCCGAGCCGATCGGCTCCCACCTGGTGACCGCGATGAAGTCCAGCGGGCTGGAGCCGGAGAACTGGCTCCCGGAGTACGGCCAGCACCAGTACGAGATCGTCATTGAGCGGTCCGCCCCGGTCGCCGCCGCTGACCGGGCCCTGCTGCTGCGCGACATGGTGCGTGATGTCTTTGCCACCTTCGGTCGGCGCGCGACCTTCACGCCGATGACCGCACCGGGCGGCACCGGCGCCGGGGTCCACATCCACTTCAGCCTCCAGTCGGCCGACGGCAGCAACCCGCTGTGGGACCCCGAGGCACCTGGTCGTCTCTCTGAGCTCGGGGGTCGCTTCGCCGCCGGCATCCTGAAGTACGCCCCCTCGCTGGCCGCGATCTATGCGCCGCTGACCATCTCCTACGACCGGCTCAAGCCCCACAACTGGTCCTCGGCCGGCGTCTTCCTCGGGGTGGAGAACCGCGAGGCGCTGCTGCGCATCTGCCCCACGGTCGAGATCGGGGGCCAGGACCCGGAGCCGCAGCTGCACTTCGAGTTCCGCGCCGGCGACATCGGTGCCAACCCGTGGCTGCTGCTGGCGGTCGTGCTGCGCGCCGGCATGGAGGGACTGCGTCAGGGGCTGGAGCCCGCCGAGGTCGTCATCGGCGACCCCGAGGCCTCCCAGATCACGCAGCTGCCGGGCGACCTGGGCGAGGCCCTGGAGGCCTTCGAGGCCGACACCGACGTCCGCGAGTGGTTGGGCGAGGACCTGGTGCAGACCTATCTCGCGGTCAAGCGGGTCGAGCTGACCGCGGTGGCGGACATGAGCGATGAGGAGAAGTGCAACTGGTATGCCGACATCTACTGAGTGGCTGACCGGCCTGGACCTGGTCGATCACCACTGTCACGGCGTGGTCGAGTCCGACCTGGACCGGGCCGAGTTCGAGGACCTGATCACCGAGTCCGACGTCCCCGCCCCACCGGGGACGACCCACTTCGACACCCAGCTGGGCCTCTCCCTCCGGGCGCACTGCCCGCCGGTGCTGGACTTGCCCGCCTTCGCTTCGCCCGAGGACTATCTGGACAGGCGCACGGAGCTCGGGGCTTACGAGGTTAACCAGAGACTGCTGCGCGCCTCGGGGATCACCGACTATGTTCTCGAGACCGGCTACCGGCCCGGCGACATCCTCAGCCCGGCCCAGATGGGCGAGCGCGGTGCCGCCCGGTCCGCGGAGGTGGTCCGCCTGGAGTTCCTCGCCGAGCAGGTGGCGGCCGAGCACGAGCCAGCTGACTTCCTCGAGGCCTTCCGCGCCCGGCTGGACCACGCGCTGACCACGGCGGTCGGCGTGAAGTCCGTGGCGGCATACCGCGGCGGTTTTGAGCTGGACCCCACGCCACCGACCGGCGAGGAGGTCACCCGCGCCGTCGAGCGTTGGCTGGCCGACTCCCCGCCGGGCAGGTCACTGCGCCTCACCGACCCAGTGGTGATCCGGGCGGGCTGGTGGGAGGCCATCAACCGGTCGGTGCCCGTGCAACTGCATGTCGGGTATGGCGACCCGCACGTCGACCTGCACCGCACCAACCCTCTGCTGCTGACCGACCTGTTCCGCAAGGCCCGTGGCAGCGGTGCGCGTTTCCTTCTGCTGCACTGCTATCCGTTCCACCGTGAGGCTGGCTATCTCGCCCACGTCTTCGAGCACATCTACTGCGACGTGGGGCTGGCCGTGAACTACACCGGCGCCCAGTCAGCGCAGGTGATCGCCGAATCGTTGGAGCTGACCCCCTTCCACAAGGCGCTGTTCTCCTCGGACGCGTTCGGTGCCTCCGAGCTGTTCCACCTGGGCGCGGTGCTCTTCCGCCGCGGCCTGGGTGAGGCACTGGACCGCTGGGCCGCGGCCGACGGGTGGCCGGTCGCGGAGCAGGAGCGCATCGCTCGGCTGGTGTGCAGCGAGAACGCCCGCCGGGTCTACGGATGAGCGACCTGACCGAGCTGCACCGCAGCTGGTTCGCCGCGCTCGACACGGAGCTGGAGGGGGCCCTGGAGGTGCGCCGCCGGCTTCACGCCGATCCTCACCTGTCCGGGCAGGAGGAGCCGACCTCCCTGCAGGTCGAGGCCGCCCTGGGCATCCCAATGCAGCGGATCGCCGAGACGGGACGGTTCGTCCGGACCGGACCCAGCGACGGACCCAGCGTGCTGCTGCGGGCCGAGCTGGACGCCCTGCCGGTCACCGAGGCTACGGGCGTCGCCTTCGCCTCGCCCACCGGGCGGATGCATGCCTGTGGTCATGACGTGCACCTGGCTGCTCTCGTCGCGGTGGTGCGTGCCGCGGCCGGACTGGACCTGCCGCTCGGGCTGCTCGCGGTGCTGCAGCCGCGAGAGGAGAGTTATCCCTCCGGTGCGCTCGACGTCATCGGGTCCGGCCTGATCACGGACGAGCAGGTGAGCGCCGCAATCGGCGCGCACGTGCACCCTGGCGTGCCTCCCGGGCAGGTCGCCACCGGGGCCGGTGTCGTCAACGCGGCTGCCGACGAGATCGAGATCGTGCTGACCGGTGACGGTGGCCACGGGGCCTATCCCGAGCACGCCGCCGACCCCGTGGCGGCGCTGGGGCACATCGTGCTGGGGCTGCCGGAGGTGGTGCGGCACACTGTCTCCCCCATGCGCCCGGCCACGGTCTCCGTCGGCCACGTGCAGGCAGGCGAGCCCAGCGCCAACGTGCTCCCCTCGCAGGCCCGGCTGCTGGCCACCATGCGCACCACCGATGCCCGGGACCGCGAGGCGCTGCCCCGTCAGGTGCGCCGGCTGGCCGAGCACCAGGCGATGGCCTATGGGGTGCACGCCGAGGTGCGGATCACCGCGGGCGAACCGGTGCTCTATAACGACCCGGACCTGGTCGACCGGGTCGATGCGTGGCTGGAGCACACCGGTGTTGAACCGACGGAGCCGATGCGCTCGCTGGGCGCCGACGACTTCTCCTTCTTCGGAGAGCTGGTGCCCTCCGTGATGTGCTTTGTCGGCGTCCGGGTCGCCGGCCATCAGGAGGACCCAACGCCGTTGCACCATCCCCGCTTCCTGCCCGTTGATGAGGCGGTCGGCGATGTCGCCCGAGCCTTGGTGGCCGGCTACCTCGCGGCCGTGGAACTGCACCACCGGCAGCCTCCGACCACGCCGTGACCCGACATACTCGATGAGGAGAGAGACCGATGGATCCGACACCGACCTGGACCGACGAGCAGTGGTATGCCGCGGACCTCGCCTCCGTGGCCGGGGTCGAACGACTCCGCTTCTTTCCCCAGGTGGTCGCCTCGGGATCAGGCAGCGTCCTGACGACTCCGGAGGGTCGCGAGGTCATCGACCTGAGCGCGTCGTGGACCGCGACCGGCATGGGTCACGCTCACCCGGCGGTGGTGGCCGCGGCGGAGCTGGCACTGCGCCGGGCCCCCGGCGGGTCGGTGCTGTCCGGCACGCACCCTGACGCCGTGCGCTTGGCCCGTGCGCTGTGTGAGCGGGTCGAGGTTGTGGCACCGGTGGCTGATCGCCGGGCCTATCTGGGTCACGCCGGCACCGACGCCAACGACGTGGCCCTGCGAGCGGCCCGGCACGCCACCGGTCGTCCCGGGATTGTGGCCTTTGAGGGCGGCTATCACGGTGGCCTTGGTGGCAGCCAGTCCGTCTCCGGCATCCACATCGCCGCGGGGACGACTGCGGACGCGGACCTGACACTGGTGCCCTATCCGGACCTCTACCGTCCGTGGCAGGGCGACGCCGACACCCTGCTGGCAAACACACTCAAGCGGGTCGAGGGGGTGCTGGCCGACGGCCAGGTCGCGGCGGTCATCGTCGAGCCAATCCAGTCCGACGGCGGGGTGCTGGTGCCACCGGAGGGCTTTCTCGCCAGGTTGCGGGAGGCCACCCAGCAGCACGGGACGTTGCTGATCGTCGACGAGGTGAAGGTCGGGCTGGGACGCACCGGCCACTTCCTGGCCCACCAGGTCGAGGATGTGGTCCCGGACCTGGTGACGCTCGGCAAGGTGCTCGGCAACGGGCTGCCGATCTCGGCGCTGGTCGGCCCCGCCCCCGCCCTGGACGAGCCGGCCGCCTCCGCACTCATGACCACCATCGGCAACCCGGTCAGCTGCGCGGCTGCCCTGGCGGTGCTCGATCTGCTGGCGGACGGCACCCTGGCCACGTCCGCTGCTGCCCAGGGCGACGTCGCTGCAACAACCCTGGAGACCTATGCTTCGAGCGACGCTGCGGGCGCTGCCTGGGTCGGACAGATCCGGGGCCGTGGTCTGTCGCTGGGGCTGGAGCTGGTGCATCCAGGCAGCCAGGAACCCGCCGACGACCTCGTGGCCAAGACCGTCCTCGCCGGCTGGCAGCGCGGCGTCGTGGCCTATCCCGTGCGCGGCAACGTCATCGAGATCACCCCGCCGCTCACCATCACCCCCGACGAGTTGCAGACGGGCCTAGAGCGGTTGGTGGCAGCACTCGACGCGGCGGTCAGCGGCGAAGTGTCCGACGCCGACGTCGCTGCCTTCACCGGCTGGTGAGGGGCCACGCGGTGCCGTGGGCGGCCCGGGAGTCGAGCATTTCGCTGACCCGACCATCGAGTCTCGGGCTACGACTCACGTCGAAGGCAGACGTCGGAGGTATCCGAGCGCGCGCTGCATTCCGCCCAGAATGGGCTACCGAACTTGGACTCGCCGCACTTGGAAGTTCACTCACGCGCGCGGGGGTCGTGACATCGCTGTACTGCCGATGAGCGGACGTTGTCCGACAGCCTGCGGACTGATGGCTGCAAGCTGACTTGATTGTCTGCATTCGTGGTCCGCCGATGGCACCGAACTCAGTACCGATGGTCTCGGGCTGGTCCTGTTGCGGGGGTTGCCAGTTGCCCCGGTCGCCTGGGACGCCATTCTCGTAGCCAGTGCTAGTCACCCGCGCGAGACCGAGTTGTGCGGCTGACGCAACCTTTGCGCGGGGTACTGCGTAGGTGTGCTGAAGGATGGGACAGGGAGGTGGAGGTCAGTGCGCAAGCGAGAGCGTGACGACGAGTTCAGCGTGTTCGTGCGGACGGCTACGCCCGAGTTGCTCCGCATCGCCTGGTTCCTCACCGGCGACGTCGAGGACGCCAAAGAGCTCGTCCAGGCCTCCTTGACCAAAACGTATGCCGCGTGGTCTCGCGTCCGTCCCGGGCTCGCCATGCCCTACACCCGCACGGTCATGGTCAACCACCGCAACGACACCTGGCGCAAGCGGCACCGGGAAGTCCTGGTGGACCCGCACTCGGGGCAAGAGCAGGACGGGGTCGATCCGGGCCGGCCACGCGCCGCCCTCGCTGACCACATCGCCGCGCAGCAGGATTTGATCGACGCGCTCGCAGCACTGCCCCCGCAGCAACGACGGGTGGTCGTCCTGCGTCATTACTGCGACCTGTCCGAGGCGACGGTCGCCCAGGAGCTGGGGATCAGCCTCGGCGCGGTCAAGAGCACGTCCGCGCGCGGGCTGGCCAACCTGAGGAAGCACTACGCACACACCAAGGAGACGGTCCGATGATCACCGACGAGGACGATCTGGCACGTTCGCTGCGTACGGTGGAGTCACCGCTGGCGCTCAGGCTGAACGCGGATGATGTGCTGAGCACGGTGCACCGGACCCACCGACGCCGCCAGATCCGCATGGGTACGCTCACCACGGTGTCAGTGGCAGCCGTCGCGGCGGCCACTCTGTGGGCTACTGGCAGCACCGCGGGGCCGATAGCCGTGCTACCGGCCGCCCCCTGGACGCAGGCCTGCGAAGGCATCATCAGCGGACCGGACGGGACCCGGATCAACCTGGACCAGGTTTCATCTACCGAGTTGCCCCTG
Encoded here:
- a CDS encoding amidohydrolase family protein yields the protein MPTSTEWLTGLDLVDHHCHGVVESDLDRAEFEDLITESDVPAPPGTTHFDTQLGLSLRAHCPPVLDLPAFASPEDYLDRRTELGAYEVNQRLLRASGITDYVLETGYRPGDILSPAQMGERGAARSAEVVRLEFLAEQVAAEHEPADFLEAFRARLDHALTTAVGVKSVAAYRGGFELDPTPPTGEEVTRAVERWLADSPPGRSLRLTDPVVIRAGWWEAINRSVPVQLHVGYGDPHVDLHRTNPLLLTDLFRKARGSGARFLLLHCYPFHREAGYLAHVFEHIYCDVGLAVNYTGAQSAQVIAESLELTPFHKALFSSDAFGASELFHLGAVLFRRGLGEALDRWAAADGWPVAEQERIARLVCSENARRVYG
- a CDS encoding SigE family RNA polymerase sigma factor, giving the protein MRKRERDDEFSVFVRTATPELLRIAWFLTGDVEDAKELVQASLTKTYAAWSRVRPGLAMPYTRTVMVNHRNDTWRKRHREVLVDPHSGQEQDGVDPGRPRAALADHIAAQQDLIDALAALPPQQRRVVVLRHYCDLSEATVAQELGISLGAVKSTSARGLANLRKHYAHTKETVR
- a CDS encoding glutamine synthetase family protein, with the protein product MSQQPDLEPLTFVATSDLTGITKGRLVPSADMTEGTSTGWVPANFGIGVDGHIVEGIPFDSSGDLRLLPDPDAVHQIRGVPGKPDLTVAIANVVHTDGTPWSCCTRTILRDTVAALQEEFGLSSQVAFEHEFADRDGSTAHHPFSWRNFRSAEPIGSHLVTAMKSSGLEPENWLPEYGQHQYEIVIERSAPVAAADRALLLRDMVRDVFATFGRRATFTPMTAPGGTGAGVHIHFSLQSADGSNPLWDPEAPGRLSELGGRFAAGILKYAPSLAAIYAPLTISYDRLKPHNWSSAGVFLGVENREALLRICPTVEIGGQDPEPQLHFEFRAGDIGANPWLLLAVVLRAGMEGLRQGLEPAEVVIGDPEASQITQLPGDLGEALEAFEADTDVREWLGEDLVQTYLAVKRVELTAVADMSDEEKCNWYADIY
- a CDS encoding APC family permease yields the protein MASTPHETGSSGSTTASEQPSGAGLHRNLRVWEVTALSVGFMGPVMAMSLNGIGVAGLVGKAVPFTFIVAFAGTMAVAYAFVRLTRYFTHAGSVYALAGATLGPRAGFFGGFALLGTYLFFSACIVGACAVFFDAMLTELGVSVPTWGWLIVGLIAALGALALNLRESKTVTRVLLGIGMVGILTMLALAFVIITRVGSGNAPVSTGLDFGTLLPGDASWNAIMTAAVFGFLSWAGFESGTTLGEETKDPKHTIPIALTLAVVLAGVIYTVVMFAQSVGFGTDQAGQDAFANASSTLTQLSSTYIGAWFAVVISIIAFCVAFASLLSCSAAAARLVFAMARDGFGPPALARTNSTGAPSTATYLVIGLAIVLMLFLAAIGGGPVEVYYWFATIATLCMVVAYGMASIGVIRHTFRPGSPIRAWEAVIPALGLTFLAYVYIVQVEGQEAPYTYFPWIAGAWCLLGLGVIIAFPRLAERIGSRIAQEDLG
- a CDS encoding Nramp family divalent metal transporter codes for the protein MSDDGVKAGHGERLDDDSGTPARWKIVGPGLVVAATGVGAADMVATLTAGSRYGYALLWAVILGVILKIILVEGAGRYTLATGYTIFEGWRTLGRWTTWYFGPYIIIWGFVYGASAMSSTALPLAALFPAVDLKIWAVLMGLAGFVMVWLNHYATFEKITAALVGLMFVTIVMLAVIAAPNFPEMIKGLVPMIPEGGLIYTLALAGGVGGTITLAAYGYWLREKGWYTPKWMRVMRIDNTMAYVLTGIFVLSMLIVGVEVVQAAGVALSAGDEGLVELADVLNDRYGTFIGTAFLVGFWAAAFSSIIGVWNGVSLMFADFWGNMRGLESGHPDTRIGGKYFKWYLVWLTFPPMIMLFLERPIGLILAYGVLGSLFMPFLAVTLLGLLNGRRVPKEWANRLHTNIALALTAVIFIVLGVNQLWNTIGDVIG
- a CDS encoding MurR/RpiR family transcriptional regulator — encoded protein: MHEDQRSGTSVTVAQLTRDRLGELSAGERKVGRALLSAYPVAGLETAAELATRAGVSAPTVVRFVGRLGFAGYPQLQRALMNEVHAQMGSPLRQYPLLDQMPAGEEFIPFAAEKHAALVRTSFEDLPASEFAAAVDRLCDESLTVHIIGGRFSHVLASYLTSHLQLLRGNVGTVPPDEFSRTSLVADAGRQDLVVVFDYRRYDPSTVRLARAMSAAGARVLLLTDPWLSPAADVAEVVLTSRVESPSAFDSLVPGLALVETLITAVMDTRAEDGRARVERMETVRDDLSPENPSPLPPPSG
- a CDS encoding M20 metallopeptidase family protein codes for the protein MSDLTELHRSWFAALDTELEGALEVRRRLHADPHLSGQEEPTSLQVEAALGIPMQRIAETGRFVRTGPSDGPSVLLRAELDALPVTEATGVAFASPTGRMHACGHDVHLAALVAVVRAAAGLDLPLGLLAVLQPREESYPSGALDVIGSGLITDEQVSAAIGAHVHPGVPPGQVATGAGVVNAAADEIEIVLTGDGGHGAYPEHAADPVAALGHIVLGLPEVVRHTVSPMRPATVSVGHVQAGEPSANVLPSQARLLATMRTTDARDREALPRQVRRLAEHQAMAYGVHAEVRITAGEPVLYNDPDLVDRVDAWLEHTGVEPTEPMRSLGADDFSFFGELVPSVMCFVGVRVAGHQEDPTPLHHPRFLPVDEAVGDVARALVAGYLAAVELHHRQPPTTP
- a CDS encoding aminotransferase class III-fold pyridoxal phosphate-dependent enzyme produces the protein MDPTPTWTDEQWYAADLASVAGVERLRFFPQVVASGSGSVLTTPEGREVIDLSASWTATGMGHAHPAVVAAAELALRRAPGGSVLSGTHPDAVRLARALCERVEVVAPVADRRAYLGHAGTDANDVALRAARHATGRPGIVAFEGGYHGGLGGSQSVSGIHIAAGTTADADLTLVPYPDLYRPWQGDADTLLANTLKRVEGVLADGQVAAVIVEPIQSDGGVLVPPEGFLARLREATQQHGTLLIVDEVKVGLGRTGHFLAHQVEDVVPDLVTLGKVLGNGLPISALVGPAPALDEPAASALMTTIGNPVSCAAALAVLDLLADGTLATSAAAQGDVAATTLETYASSDAAGAAWVGQIRGRGLSLGLELVHPGSQEPADDLVAKTVLAGWQRGVVAYPVRGNVIEITPPLTITPDELQTGLERLVAALDAAVSGEVSDADVAAFTGW